Proteins from a genomic interval of Medicago truncatula cultivar Jemalong A17 chromosome 3, MtrunA17r5.0-ANR, whole genome shotgun sequence:
- the LOC25490886 gene encoding O-glucosyltransferase rumi homolog has product MAHSSKHTPRTPTYLLPCVIALSFFSLTALLLYKVDDVASRTGTVVGHNLEPTPWHVFPTKSFDEETRQSRAYKIIQCSYLTCGSADSGGKTGPSFAAKDAKQQNCPDFFRAIRKDLEPWKKTKISKGHLVEAQKYAAFRVVIVGGKLFVDWYYACVQSRAMFTVWSLLQLLRRYPGLVPDVDLMFDCMDKPSINKTEHASMPLPLFRYCTTKGHFDIPFPDWSFWGWPEINIRPWQEEFPDIKQGAQVVSWKNKNPLAYWKGNPDVASPLRTELLTCNDSMKWGAEIMRQDWDAAARSGFQESKLSKQCNHRYKIYAEGYAWSVSLKYILSCGSVALIIRPQYEDFFTRGLVPLQNFLPVDPLDLCPSIKRNVDWGNKHPKEAAALGKRGQDYMESLNIDRIYDYMFHLISEYSKLLDFKPALPSTALVVCEESVLCFADEKQRSFLSRSTVSPSQTPPCTLKPA; this is encoded by the exons aTGGCACATTCTTCTAAACACACTCCTCGTACCCCTACTTATCTCTTACCTTGTGTCATTgctctctctttcttctctctcacaGCACTTCTTCTCTACAAG GTGGATGATGTAGCTAGCAGAACTGGAACAGTGGTTGGTCACAACCTAGAACCAACGCCATGGCATGTTTTCCCTACCAAATCCTTTGATGAAGAGACTCGACAGAGCCGAGCCTACAAAATTATACAATGCTCTTATCTCACATGTGGTTCTGCAGACTCTGGCGGCAAAACAGGACCTAGTTTTGCCGCCAAAGatgcaaaacaacaaaattgtccTGATTTCTTCCGGGCGATCCGGAAGGATCTGGAGCCATGGAAGAAAACAAAGATTTCTAAAGGGCATTTGGTGGAAGCACAAAAGTATGCTGCATTTAGAGTGGTGATTGTTGGGGGGAAGTTGTTTGTGGATTGGTATTATGCTTGTGTTCAAAGTAGGGCTATGTTTACTGTTTGGAGTTTGTTGCAGCTTTTGAGAAGGTATCCTGGGTTGGTACCTGATGTGGATTTGATGTTTGATTGCATGGATAAGCCTAGTATTAACAAAACAGAACATGCTTCAATGCCTTTGCCATTGTTTCGTTATTGTACCACAAAGGGACACTTTGATATTCCTTTTCCTGATTGGTCCTTCTGGGGATG GCCAGAGATAAACATACGACCTTGGCAAGAAGAGTTCCCAGATATTAAACAAGGTGCTCAAGTTGTCAGTTGGAAAAATAAGAATCCGCTAGCATACTGGAAAGGAAATCCAGATGTTGCATCTCCTCTTCGTACCGAATTACTTACTTGCAATGATTCTATGAAGTGGGGAGCAGAAATTATGCGTCAG GATTGGGATGCAGCTGCTAGAAGTGGCTTTCAGGAATCAAAACTTTCAAAACAGTGTAATCACAG ATATAAGATCTATGCTGAAGGGTATGCATGGTCTGTGAGTTTGAAATATATTCTCTCATGTGGTTCTGTGGCACTAATTATACGGCCGCAGTATGAAGATTTTTTCACACGTGGTCTTGTTCCACTACAAAACTTTTTACCAGTTGATCCTCTAGATCTATGTCCATCTATAAAGCGCAATGTAGACTGGGGAAACAAGCACCCAAAAGAG GCTGCAGCGTTGGGGAAAAGAGGACAAGATTATATGGAAAGCTTGAACATAGATCGAATTTATGATTACATGTTCCACCTTATCTCGGAATACTCAAAACTTCTCGACTTCAAGCCTGCTTTACCTTCAACTGCCTTGGTGGTTTGCGAGGAATCCGTTCTTTGCTTTGCTGATGAGAAGCAGAGGTCATTCCTTAGTAGATCAACTGTCTCCCCTTCACAAACCCCTCCGTGTACTCTGAAACCTGCATAG
- the LOC25490887 gene encoding exocyst complex component EXO70B1, with the protein MSAKAILIYHLREKMMPILIQILRWLMQEKVWRFVGFASAIVGLVCYALSSSFNYLFGEWNLSKIILYSVISFIICLMILYPKVWQSSRGLKFKAHTAFFVLTLTSVYSFIYDKVVNEKPDAYSLISCAAFAIMSLSLSRQTERQTQCGFEVDLLYFFLGCLIVQLMKVKLQLAVVGVGFSYFVIIFRSAFSSSAARNGYAGLPSENSVVVEVDSLLTRTLQLENPNLMDMILELVKKYREEKTRRIFIQWKLLEPNHAIMTDPIPSGKINDIREIAKLMVGARVEEEFTNKYISNRRGFLQELLINKLLGLQDINIDDDNVKYAETMAKNWSIAFDAALCILFPIEQRLCDLVFSGISSTAARCFTDICEEAICQMLNFALAVTDGRPSAWRLLNIIEIYRSLSHFGPKYQSWFPDSLVTKVIATLKRLGETSRDLFMELDNLTFYVPIAKQVSPAYGLYHPITDHVTDYLDSIHCSQKMLEEILSKYPKVVASEVTTSCSFTAQIKRMIALLETELIAKSKNYKYPAMQHLFMMNNRKRIEQMLNKIHWNSSFYIGDDWFPENQAKIQQHIELYHRNSWSKVIRFLKVDSNELGVTQESLIDKLNLFNIHFEEICSEQSMWLVYDKELRKEVIESVENTLLPAYGIFMGKFQDFLGNHAYKYIEYGLFEIQDRLSHLFLVNSKDDSFVSGGLL; encoded by the coding sequence ATGTCTGCCAAAGCAATTTTAATTTATCACCTAAGAGAGAAGATGATGCCAATACTGATCCAAATTCTGAGATGGCTGATGCAGGAAAAAGTATGGAGATTTGTTGGTTTTGCTTCAGCTATTGTTGGACTAGTCTGTTATGCTCTCAGCTCTTCATTTAATTATCTGTTTGGTGAGTGGAACTTGTCAAAGATAATTCTTTACAGTGTTATAAGTTTCATAATCTGTCTTATGATTTTGTATCCAAAGGTATGGCAATCATCCAGAGGTCTGAAGTTCAAAGCTCATACCGCCTTTTTTGTTTTGACCCTCACCTCAGTTTATTCTTTTATATATGATAAAGTGGTGAATGAGAAACCAGATGCTTATAGCCTCATTTCATGTGCTGCCTTTGCTATCATGTCACTCAGTTTGTCGAGACAAACTGAGAGACAAACTCAGTGTGGATTTGAAGTTgatcttctttatttttttcttggatGTCTAATTGTGCAACTCATGAAGGTAAAATTGCAGTTAGCTGTTGTTGGAGTTGGTTTCAGCTATTTCGTTATCATTTTTCGCTCTGCCTTTTCTTCTTCAGCAGcaagaaacggttatgctgggCTCCCGAGTGAAAATTCAGTAGTCGTTGAAGTGGACTCACTACTTACGAGGACACTTCAGCTGGAAAATCCGAATCTAATGGACATGATTTTAGAGCTGGTGAAAAAATATCGTGAAGAAAAAACACGACGAATTTTTATTCAATGGAAACTATTGGAGCCCAATCATGCTATCATGACGGATCCGATTCCATCGGGAAAGATCAACGACATTCGTGAAATTGCAAAGTTGATGGTTGGTGCAAGAGTTGAAGAGGAGTTCACCAACAAGTACATCAGTAACCGCAGGGGATTTTTGCAAGAACTCCTAATTAATAAATTGTTGGGTTTGCAAGATATCAACATCGATGACGACAATGTGAAATATGCAGAGACGATGGCTAAGAATTGGAGCATTGCTTTTGATGCCGCTCTCTGTATATTATTTCCAATTGAACAAAGACTTTGTGACCTTGTCTTTTCCGGTATCTCTTCTACCGCTGCTCGTTGTTTCACGGATATTTGCGAAGAAGCCATATGTCAGATGCTGAATTTTGCCCTTGCAGTTACCGATGGAAGGCCCTCAGCATGGCGTTTGCTcaatataattgaaatatatCGGTCATTGTCTCATTTTGGACCGAAATATCAATCATGGTTTCCTGATTCGTTGGTGACAAAAGTGATAGCCACCCTTAAGAGGTTAGGAGAAACAAGCAGAGACCTTTTCATGGAATTGGATAATCTAACTTTTTATGTCCCAATAGCGAAGCAAGTTTCTCCGGCATATGGCCTCTATCATCCAATCACAGACCATGTCACAGACTACCTCGATTCTATTCATTGCTCACAGAAGATGCTGGAggaaattttatcaaaataccCCAAGGTTGTTGCTTCTGAAGTGACAACTTCTTGTTCATTTACAGCGCAGATTAAAAGGATGATAGCACTGTTAGAGACAGAATTGATAGCTAAGTCTAAAAACTACAAGTACCCTGCTATGCAGCATCTTTTCATGATGAATAATAGGAAACGCATAGAACAAATGTTAAATAAGATACACTGGAATTCTAGCTTCTATATCGGTGATGATTGGTTTCCAGAAAACCAAGCAAAAATCCAACAACACATTGAGCTTTATCATAGAAACTCGTGGAGTAAGGTGATCAGGTTTCTCAAGGTTGACAGCAATGAGTTGGGTGTTACACAAGAGTCATTGATAGACAAGCTCAATTTGTTCAACATACACTTCGAGGAGATTTGTAGTGAACAATCCATGTGGCTTGTTTATGATAAAGAGCTTAGAAAAGAAGTAATAGAGTCTGTGGAAAACACTTTGCTACCAGCATACGGAATCTTCATGGGAAAGTTTCAGGATTTTCTTGGCAACCACGCCTACAAATATATTGAATATGGACTATTTGAGATTCAAGATCGACTCAGCCATTTGTTTCTGGTAAACAGTAAAGATGATTCATTTGTTTCGGGTggattattataa